A single Mangrovimonas sp. YM274 DNA region contains:
- a CDS encoding DUF3822 family protein — protein MHQNDIKELSIQISLSGLSFCILNRSKNTIGHIQHVPFDKKLTPFDILERIIATLDEGAVYDQTFSEVLLIYQNELSCLVPKPLFDEAHCADYLKFNAKILTTDYISFDDIHFNDSVNVYVPLVNVNNFMFDRFGSFEYKHSSTILIEHILKHQPLSNVPNIYVNVNEHSFEIVVVKDYNLVLYNTFEYITKEDFIYYILFTIEQLKMDPETLKLKLMGTIAEGDDLYQIVYTFIRNVEFVMPHHKFNFIEEPSVAHNDYVLLNSFK, from the coding sequence TTGCATCAGAACGATATTAAAGAACTGTCCATTCAAATTAGTTTGAGTGGACTTTCTTTTTGTATTTTAAATAGATCCAAAAATACCATTGGGCACATTCAACACGTTCCTTTTGATAAGAAACTAACGCCTTTTGATATTTTGGAACGTATCATTGCAACTTTGGATGAAGGTGCCGTTTACGACCAGACCTTTAGTGAAGTGCTTCTTATTTATCAAAACGAACTGTCTTGTTTGGTTCCAAAACCCTTATTTGATGAAGCCCATTGTGCAGACTATCTAAAATTCAATGCCAAGATACTAACCACCGATTACATCTCATTTGATGACATCCACTTTAACGATTCGGTAAACGTATACGTACCTTTGGTAAATGTCAACAACTTTATGTTTGACAGGTTTGGCTCTTTTGAATACAAACATTCTTCTACCATTTTAATAGAACATATTCTAAAGCACCAACCGCTATCCAACGTTCCCAACATCTATGTAAACGTTAATGAACACAGTTTTGAAATTGTAGTCGTGAAAGATTACAACTTGGTACTTTACAACACGTTTGAATACATAACCAAGGAAGATTTTATTTACTACATCCTGTTTACCATAGAGCAATTGAAAATGGATCCCGAAACCTTAAAGTTAAAATTAATGGGAACCATAGCAGAAGGAGACGACCTCTATCAAATAGTCTATACCTTTATTAGAAATGTTGAGTTTGTCATGCCTCACCATAAATTTAATTTCATTGAAGAACCTAGCGTTGCCCATAACGATTATGTTCTTTTAAACAGTTTTAAGTAA
- the kdsB gene encoding 3-deoxy-manno-octulosonate cytidylyltransferase, which translates to MKIISMIPARYSASRFPAKLMQDLAGKTVILRTYEATVATQLFDDVYVVTDSDIIYDEIVSNGGKAIMSQREHQSGSDRIAEAVANLDVDIVVNVQGDEPFTERESLQKVIEVFKEDPHKEIDLASLMVEIKDWDEISNPNTVKVIVDQQNFALYFSRSPIPYPRDKEAGARYFKHKGIYAFRKQALLDFYELPMQFLEATEKIECIRYLEYGKKIKMVETNVEGVEIDTPEDLERAKQLWK; encoded by the coding sequence ATGAAAATAATTTCCATGATTCCGGCACGTTACAGTGCCTCTAGATTTCCTGCAAAACTAATGCAAGATCTGGCCGGTAAAACGGTAATTCTTAGGACTTACGAAGCTACTGTGGCGACGCAATTGTTTGATGATGTGTATGTGGTAACCGATAGCGATATCATTTATGATGAAATTGTAAGCAATGGAGGGAAAGCTATTATGAGTCAAAGGGAACACCAATCGGGCAGTGATAGAATTGCCGAGGCAGTGGCCAATTTGGATGTGGATATTGTAGTAAATGTACAAGGAGATGAACCTTTTACAGAAAGAGAGAGTCTTCAAAAGGTGATTGAGGTGTTTAAAGAAGACCCTCACAAGGAAATCGATTTGGCATCTCTGATGGTGGAAATCAAGGATTGGGACGAAATTAGCAACCCCAACACAGTCAAGGTGATTGTCGATCAGCAAAACTTTGCCTTATATTTTTCGAGAAGTCCTATTCCGTATCCAAGAGATAAGGAGGCGGGAGCAAGATACTTTAAGCACAAAGGGATTTATGCGTTTAGAAAACAAGCCTTGTTGGATTTTTATGAGTTGCCAATGCAATTTTTGGAAGCCACAGAAAAGATAGAATGTATTAGGTATTTGGAATACGGGAAAAAAATAAAAATGGTAGAAACCAATGTGGAAGGTGTTGAAATTGATACACCCGAAGACTTGGAACGTGCCAAACAACTTTGGAAGTAA
- a CDS encoding zinc-dependent metalloprotease yields MKCNYYSPRLLTVVMAGLLAFSPMNMEAQRKNKKKKSKDNQETVQKPSNNGKSISDLIKTSKVNEGLFTVYQDSITGSIKMLVSEEQLDKEFIYFSQIMDGVMEANSFRGAYGDSKVIKIKKYFNNIEFETQNTSFYFDPNSPLANAKDANTSNGVLASLKIEAHDSDKGLYLIDADDLFLKETFTQIKPPRYPGQSPMAFSLGNLDKGKSKILNIKSYPNNTDLAVEYVYSNASVLNGGSEAIADGRNVSIEVYHSLIEMPENDYEIRFDDPRVGYFTTQVDDQTSTSTTPYRDLIHRWNLVKKNPAADLSEPVKPITWWIENTTPLEWRETIMEGVLAWNEAFEKAGFLNAVQVKFQPDDADWDAGDINYNVLRWASSSAPRFGGYGPSFANPKTGEILGADIMLEYLHFTNRVFYDKLYGNAQGATNMEAQQFSKNSPMYCSMGHVVHENLMFGNTMLQAYNASDMQMERMKKEAMKALIMHEVGHTLGLNHNMKASQIYTPEQLADPEFTKGKCLTGSVMDYAPINLSKDPANQGQFYDTAVGPYDVWAIQLGYTPFKSKAEHEMLLNMSTRPELVFGNDADDMRSPGKAIDPRVNVGDMSSDAIQYAINTIELSKDLMDNIRLKFSTKGNSYDDLKRAYSNLIRQESNAANVISRYIGGVYVDRAMIGQEGATQPYTPVSLEDQKRAMDALNKYVFAPDAFTAPNELYNYLASRRRGQNFFRGPEDIKIHDHILSSQKNVLRHLLHPNTLQRITDSEMYGNQYKMSDFMVDLTNAIFKADIYGDVSSTRQNLQVEYTKMLIEMLTGNQSARFDNNAKSMALYNLNRIKIMAAPYGNISSKAHKLHLKTLVENTLKEIK; encoded by the coding sequence ATGAAATGTAACTACTATTCTCCGCGACTCCTAACCGTGGTGATGGCTGGTCTTCTTGCCTTTTCCCCAATGAATATGGAGGCACAACGCAAAAACAAAAAAAAGAAGTCCAAAGACAACCAAGAAACGGTTCAAAAACCAAGTAACAACGGAAAGTCCATTAGCGATTTAATTAAAACTTCCAAAGTTAATGAAGGACTCTTTACAGTGTACCAAGATTCCATAACAGGATCCATTAAAATGTTGGTTTCCGAAGAGCAATTGGACAAGGAATTCATCTATTTTTCACAAATCATGGATGGTGTTATGGAGGCTAACAGCTTTAGAGGAGCCTATGGCGATTCAAAGGTCATTAAAATCAAAAAGTATTTTAATAACATTGAGTTCGAAACCCAAAACACTTCTTTCTATTTCGACCCAAATAGTCCTTTGGCCAACGCTAAGGATGCCAATACCAGCAATGGTGTTTTGGCCAGTTTAAAAATTGAAGCTCATGACAGTGACAAGGGCCTATATTTAATTGATGCCGACGACTTATTCCTGAAAGAAACCTTTACACAAATTAAGCCTCCTAGATATCCAGGCCAATCGCCTATGGCTTTTAGCTTAGGGAATCTGGATAAAGGAAAATCAAAAATCCTAAATATCAAAAGTTATCCAAACAATACGGATTTAGCAGTTGAGTATGTGTACTCCAATGCCTCCGTACTTAATGGAGGTTCTGAAGCTATTGCTGATGGTAGAAACGTGAGTATTGAAGTTTACCACAGCTTAATTGAAATGCCTGAAAATGATTATGAAATTCGCTTTGACGATCCAAGGGTTGGATATTTTACAACTCAAGTAGACGATCAAACATCAACAAGCACAACTCCATATAGAGATTTAATTCACCGTTGGAATTTGGTAAAGAAAAATCCAGCTGCCGATTTATCGGAGCCTGTAAAACCAATTACATGGTGGATTGAAAATACCACTCCTTTGGAATGGAGAGAAACTATCATGGAAGGAGTTTTGGCGTGGAACGAAGCTTTTGAAAAAGCAGGATTCCTTAATGCTGTACAAGTTAAATTCCAACCGGACGATGCGGATTGGGATGCAGGAGACATCAATTACAACGTATTGAGATGGGCCTCTTCCAGTGCCCCAAGGTTTGGAGGTTACGGACCTAGCTTTGCCAACCCTAAAACTGGGGAAATTTTAGGTGCCGACATTATGTTGGAATACCTTCACTTTACCAACAGAGTATTTTATGACAAGCTATATGGTAATGCACAGGGCGCTACAAACATGGAAGCCCAACAATTTTCAAAAAACAGTCCAATGTACTGTTCTATGGGCCATGTAGTTCATGAAAACTTAATGTTTGGGAACACCATGTTGCAGGCCTATAATGCCTCTGATATGCAAATGGAACGTATGAAGAAGGAAGCCATGAAAGCTTTGATCATGCATGAGGTAGGTCATACCTTAGGATTGAACCACAACATGAAGGCCAGTCAAATCTATACGCCTGAGCAATTGGCAGACCCCGAATTTACAAAAGGTAAATGCCTTACTGGCTCTGTAATGGATTATGCTCCTATCAATTTAAGTAAGGATCCTGCAAACCAAGGTCAATTTTACGACACAGCTGTAGGTCCATACGATGTTTGGGCTATTCAATTAGGGTACACACCGTTTAAATCAAAAGCAGAGCATGAAATGCTTTTAAACATGTCCACAAGACCAGAACTTGTTTTTGGTAACGATGCCGATGATATGCGTAGTCCTGGAAAAGCCATAGACCCAAGAGTTAATGTGGGAGATATGTCTAGTGATGCCATTCAGTATGCCATCAACACCATTGAACTTTCCAAAGACTTAATGGATAATATCCGTTTGAAATTTTCTACCAAAGGCAATTCATACGACGATTTAAAACGTGCCTACTCCAACTTAATTAGACAAGAATCCAATGCTGCAAATGTCATTTCCAGATACATTGGAGGTGTTTATGTAGACCGAGCTATGATTGGTCAGGAAGGTGCCACTCAACCGTACACTCCAGTAAGTTTAGAAGACCAAAAACGGGCTATGGACGCTCTTAACAAGTATGTATTTGCGCCAGATGCATTCACCGCTCCAAATGAGCTTTACAATTATCTGGCAAGCAGACGAAGAGGTCAAAATTTCTTCAGAGGACCAGAGGATATCAAAATTCATGACCACATCCTTTCCAGTCAGAAAAATGTATTACGCCATTTATTGCATCCTAATACCCTACAAAGAATTACAGATTCCGAAATGTATGGCAACCAATACAAAATGTCTGATTTCATGGTAGATTTGACCAATGCTATTTTTAAGGCGGACATCTATGGAGATGTATCTTCAACCCGTCAAAATTTACAAGTTGAATACACTAAAATGTTAATTGAAATGCTTACTGGTAACCAAAGTGCCAGATTTGACAACAATGCTAAATCCATGGCTCTATACAACCTGAATAGAATTAAGATTATGGCTGCCCCTTATGGAAATATTTCATCGAAAGCACATAAACTTCATTTAAAAACGTTGGTTGAAAATACCTTAAAGGAAATTAAATAA
- a CDS encoding 1-acyl-sn-glycerol-3-phosphate acyltransferase encodes MRKLAKFIYFRILGWKVVGNVTMSKDAVKKAVLIAVPHTSWHDFYIGVLLRQVVGIKSNFIAKKELFVGPLGWYMKAIGGAPINRGTKENKVDAIARIFKDKDEFRLALAPEGTRKKVEEWKTGFYYIAKAANVPIIMFTLDFKNKQNLISEPFYPTDDKEADFKYMQAFFKGVKGKIPEYS; translated from the coding sequence ATGCGTAAGCTGGCCAAATTCATTTATTTCCGAATCTTGGGCTGGAAAGTGGTAGGAAATGTTACCATGTCTAAGGACGCGGTTAAAAAGGCAGTGCTTATTGCAGTACCCCATACCAGTTGGCATGATTTTTATATTGGCGTTTTGTTGCGCCAAGTGGTGGGAATCAAATCTAATTTTATAGCCAAAAAGGAATTGTTTGTAGGACCTTTGGGGTGGTACATGAAAGCTATTGGAGGAGCTCCAATCAACAGAGGAACGAAAGAGAATAAGGTAGATGCCATTGCTAGGATTTTTAAAGATAAAGATGAATTCCGGTTGGCTTTGGCTCCAGAAGGAACTCGTAAGAAAGTCGAGGAGTGGAAAACAGGGTTTTATTATATTGCTAAGGCTGCAAATGTTCCTATTATTATGTTCACACTTGATTTTAAGAATAAACAGAACTTAATATCAGAGCCCTTTTACCCTACGGATGATAAAGAAGCTGATTTTAAATATATGCAGGCTTTTTTTAAGGGAGTAAAAGGTAAAATTCCTGAATATTCATAA
- a CDS encoding DUF4126 domain-containing protein gives MTMDAILGICLGIGLSASVGFRVFLPLFALSLVTHFGLWEVNEAWLWVGSSTALVTLGIATLVEIVAYYIPFVDNLLDTIAIPLASIAGTLVVVVTATNLDPVVMWSLAIIAGGGTAAAIKSGASATRATSSVSTAGLGNPIVSSIETGASAVMSVMSIFLPVIAFILTLTLLYVFFRLYKKIKRS, from the coding sequence ATGACAATGGATGCAATCCTTGGTATATGTCTAGGTATAGGTTTGTCCGCTTCTGTGGGATTTAGGGTGTTTTTACCTCTTTTTGCTTTAAGTTTGGTAACACATTTTGGTCTTTGGGAAGTCAATGAAGCTTGGCTATGGGTAGGTAGTTCCACAGCTTTGGTTACTTTAGGTATAGCAACTTTAGTGGAAATCGTAGCATATTATATTCCATTTGTAGACAATTTATTGGATACTATTGCCATTCCTTTGGCCAGCATTGCAGGTACTTTGGTAGTGGTTGTCACAGCCACCAATTTAGATCCTGTAGTCATGTGGTCTCTAGCCATTATTGCAGGTGGCGGAACGGCGGCAGCCATTAAAAGTGGAGCTTCGGCTACAAGGGCTACTTCCTCGGTTTCTACAGCTGGATTGGGAAATCCCATTGTATCTTCAATAGAAACGGGGGCTTCTGCAGTCATGTCGGTTATGTCAATTTTTCTGCCCGTTATTGCTTTCATTTTGACACTTACCTTGTTATATGTCTTTTTCAGACTTTACAAAAAGATTAAGAGGTCCTAA
- a CDS encoding carboxypeptidase-like regulatory domain-containing protein, with protein MSKTSTPKFTLAFLLITGILSIQNITAQNVSGRVLTKENNPISFATIQIGEHHGTISNEEGNFSLGTTGFKPKDSVYISCLGYEKLGMVVEEFTSKDYFLKEQVNELSEVFLTNRKLSVDSILYYVNHNLSKNYKTELVDYEVFSRKTEFIQGKDVNFEIDKSTGFSRKQLKAFNQDFNQLESALLNNKSKQYTDFVGHLNIQDEKASKLEVEKAVRLLDKNNSQSLEVLADKGKEIISKHLDKDKVYTIKTGLLKISDSVTLSGGNDKMQDTINSIGILKSNVKSPLEHHGFKNNSNLNFVLETKLYKYTLEDITFLGNEMVYVISFIPRRSSADYQGTLYISNETFAVLKADYNFYKGRVGEKFNLKLLLGIKFVEQNHQGSVIYQQDADGFYYPKYISEQTDSYFYISRPFKFIENDNRRNKVAFEFKVEGVFKERSEVLILSQKPITAAQYVETVERKHVDYETPKQYDPSIWADYNVLEPLNEMKSFKVEE; from the coding sequence ATGAGTAAAACGTCTACTCCAAAATTCACTTTAGCATTTTTGCTAATTACAGGGATTCTTTCTATTCAAAACATAACAGCTCAAAATGTATCGGGCAGAGTGCTCACAAAAGAAAATAATCCTATTTCTTTTGCTACCATCCAAATTGGAGAACATCATGGTACAATAAGCAATGAGGAAGGCAACTTTTCCTTAGGAACTACGGGATTCAAACCAAAGGATTCTGTGTATATTTCTTGTTTGGGCTATGAAAAATTAGGGATGGTTGTAGAAGAGTTTACTTCCAAAGATTACTTCTTGAAAGAACAGGTCAATGAGCTTTCTGAGGTATTTTTAACCAATAGAAAACTTAGCGTTGACTCCATCCTGTATTATGTTAATCACAACTTATCCAAAAACTACAAAACAGAACTAGTGGATTATGAAGTTTTCAGTAGAAAAACCGAATTCATACAAGGTAAGGATGTAAATTTTGAAATCGATAAGTCCACGGGGTTTTCAAGAAAGCAATTAAAAGCCTTTAACCAAGATTTCAACCAATTAGAATCCGCACTTTTAAACAATAAATCCAAACAATACACGGATTTTGTAGGCCATTTAAATATACAAGACGAAAAAGCCTCCAAACTTGAGGTAGAAAAGGCCGTACGGCTTTTGGACAAAAACAACAGTCAGTCCTTGGAAGTACTAGCCGATAAAGGAAAAGAAATCATCTCAAAACATTTGGACAAAGACAAGGTATATACTATTAAAACGGGCTTACTCAAAATCTCTGATTCTGTCACCCTTTCCGGCGGAAACGATAAAATGCAGGACACCATCAATTCCATAGGAATTTTAAAGAGTAATGTAAAAAGTCCGTTGGAGCACCATGGCTTCAAAAACAATTCCAACCTTAATTTTGTACTGGAAACCAAATTGTATAAGTATACTTTAGAGGACATTACATTCCTGGGTAACGAAATGGTATACGTTATTTCCTTTATTCCTAGACGCAGCTCGGCCGATTACCAAGGAACTCTATACATTTCCAACGAAACATTTGCGGTTCTAAAAGCCGATTATAATTTTTATAAAGGCCGTGTTGGAGAGAAATTCAACTTAAAACTACTGTTGGGAATTAAGTTTGTAGAACAAAATCACCAAGGCTCTGTTATATACCAGCAAGATGCAGATGGCTTCTATTACCCAAAATATATTTCGGAACAAACCGACAGTTATTTTTACATAAGTCGTCCTTTTAAATTTATTGAAAACGACAACAGACGTAACAAAGTCGCTTTTGAATTTAAGGTAGAAGGAGTGTTCAAGGAACGTTCGGAGGTTTTGATTTTATCCCAAAAACCTATCACTGCCGCTCAGTATGTTGAAACCGTAGAGCGCAAACATGTCGATTACGAAACTCCAAAACAATATGATCCAAGTATCTGGGCAGACTATAATGTGTTGGAGCCGCTCAATGAAATGAAGTCTTTTAAAGTTGAAGAATAG
- a CDS encoding iron-containing alcohol dehydrogenase family protein, translated as MSFKNYPMVSRVVFGRGSFNQIEDMLAPKRINSKAPFIFLVDDVFEGNAWITGRIPLAYDDKLIYISADEEPKTSQVDELVEKIILDHKDRPSGIIGIGGGTILDLAKAVAIMLTNEGESKDYQGWDLVKNPAIYHVGIPTISGTGAEVSRTTVLTGPDKKLGINSDHTPFDQVILDPELTKDVPTDQWFYTGMDCYIHCIESLNGTYLNAFSQSYGEKALELCKEIFIENSLSEEDMQDKLMMASWHGGMSIAYSQVGVAHAMSYGLGYLLGTKHGIGNCIVFDHLEEFYPEGVKLFKKMKKLHNVTLPKGLCANLEDSEFDIMIDVAMSLEPLWENAVGKNWKQTVTRERLKALYKKM; from the coding sequence ATGAGTTTTAAAAATTATCCAATGGTATCCAGAGTGGTCTTTGGACGCGGTAGTTTTAATCAAATAGAAGATATGTTGGCGCCTAAGCGTATCAATTCAAAAGCGCCTTTCATTTTTTTGGTGGATGATGTTTTTGAGGGAAATGCTTGGATTACCGGAAGAATTCCATTGGCCTACGACGATAAGTTAATTTATATTTCGGCCGATGAAGAGCCCAAAACATCTCAAGTGGATGAATTGGTGGAGAAGATTATTTTGGATCATAAAGATAGACCTTCGGGGATTATAGGAATTGGAGGAGGAACTATTTTGGATTTGGCCAAAGCCGTAGCCATAATGCTTACCAATGAAGGCGAATCCAAGGATTATCAAGGTTGGGATTTGGTTAAAAATCCTGCTATCTATCATGTAGGGATTCCTACCATTTCAGGTACTGGTGCGGAAGTGTCACGCACTACGGTATTGACTGGCCCAGATAAAAAGTTGGGTATCAATTCCGACCATACACCTTTTGATCAGGTTATTTTGGATCCAGAACTTACAAAGGATGTACCAACAGACCAATGGTTCTATACAGGAATGGATTGTTATATTCATTGTATAGAATCCTTAAATGGGACTTATTTGAATGCTTTTAGCCAAAGTTATGGAGAGAAGGCATTGGAACTATGTAAGGAAATTTTTATAGAAAATTCCTTGAGTGAAGAAGATATGCAGGATAAGTTGATGATGGCTTCCTGGCACGGTGGAATGAGTATAGCATATTCTCAAGTGGGAGTGGCCCATGCCATGAGTTATGGTTTAGGCTATTTGTTGGGAACCAAGCATGGGATTGGAAATTGTATTGTATTTGATCATTTGGAAGAGTTTTATCCGGAAGGGGTGAAGTTGTTCAAGAAAATGAAAAAACTGCACAATGTTACCCTGCCAAAGGGTCTGTGTGCAAATCTAGAAGACTCAGAGTTCGATATCATGATTGATGTAGCCATGAGTTTGGAACCTTTATGGGAAAATGCTGTTGGAAAAAACTGGAAGCAGACAGTTACTCGGGAACGGTTAAAAGCTTTGTATAAAAAGATGTAG
- the rsmD gene encoding 16S rRNA (guanine(966)-N(2))-methyltransferase RsmD, which produces MRIISGQYKGRRITPPKKLPVRPTTDLAKEALFNILNNLYYFDEISVIDLFSGTGSISYEFASRGTEQITAVDQNFGCIKFINETSEAFNLPISTIKSDVFKFLESTRSKATVIFADPPYGFSQEQFETIPNLVFQNQLLEDDGVLIVEHSKHTDLSSMEHFAYSKNYGGSVFSFFEIEAEDLSEEE; this is translated from the coding sequence ATGCGCATTATTTCTGGACAATACAAAGGAAGACGTATAACACCTCCCAAAAAACTCCCCGTGCGGCCAACTACCGATTTGGCTAAGGAAGCCTTGTTCAACATTCTCAACAACCTGTATTACTTTGATGAAATTTCGGTAATTGATCTATTTTCAGGAACTGGAAGTATTAGTTACGAGTTTGCCTCCCGCGGTACCGAGCAAATTACTGCAGTAGACCAAAATTTTGGATGTATCAAATTTATCAATGAAACATCCGAAGCTTTTAACTTGCCAATCTCCACCATAAAAAGTGACGTTTTCAAGTTTTTGGAAAGTACTAGGTCAAAAGCTACAGTCATTTTTGCAGATCCTCCTTATGGTTTTTCCCAAGAACAATTTGAAACCATTCCCAATTTAGTCTTTCAAAATCAGTTGTTGGAAGACGATGGGGTATTAATTGTAGAGCATTCAAAGCATACCGACTTATCAAGTATGGAGCACTTTGCCTACTCCAAAAATTACGGTGGTAGCGTTTTTAGTTTTTTTGAAATAGAAGCAGAAGATCTTTCCGAAGAGGAATAA
- a CDS encoding ATP-dependent RecD-like DNA helicase, translating to MTAADFYKLIKKKFPFEPTVKQNTVLIQLSEFIFDKSPNALYLLKGFAGTGKTSIIGTIVSNLWEAKKSAVLMAPTGRAAKVISNYSGKEAFTIHKKIYFPKKEKGGGVKFVLQPNKHRNTIFIVDEASMIPDTPGESKLMDNGSLLDDLMQYVYSGHQCKLLLIGDKAQLPPVKSDLSPALDGQRLDLNYNKKVSSIELDEVMRQGQESGILWNATNIREILEDHFYDGFKFNLKGFHDIVRLIDSHEIMDAINDAYSDKGHEETTIIVRSNKRANLYNQQIRNRILFKENELSAGDYLMVVKNNYFWIKPTTEAGFIANGDIIEVLEIFSIKELYGFRFAEVKVKMVDYPRMKPFETVLMLDTIEAETPSLTYEDSNRLYQEVQKDYENETSNYRKFLQIKGNRFFNALQVKFSYAITCHKSQGGQWDTVFVEQPYLPNGMDRDYMRWLYTAVTRAKEKLYLIGFKDENFEA from the coding sequence ATGACGGCTGCCGACTTCTATAAACTCATCAAGAAAAAGTTTCCTTTTGAACCTACTGTAAAGCAGAATACTGTTTTAATACAGTTATCGGAGTTTATTTTTGATAAATCGCCAAATGCTCTGTATTTGTTGAAGGGGTTTGCGGGAACGGGAAAGACCAGTATTATTGGAACTATTGTTTCTAATCTTTGGGAGGCCAAAAAAAGTGCCGTTTTAATGGCACCTACGGGAAGAGCCGCCAAGGTGATTTCCAATTATTCGGGAAAGGAAGCCTTTACAATTCATAAAAAAATATACTTTCCTAAAAAAGAAAAGGGAGGAGGCGTTAAGTTTGTGCTTCAGCCTAACAAACACCGCAATACTATATTTATTGTAGACGAGGCATCCATGATTCCTGATACTCCTGGAGAATCCAAATTGATGGACAACGGTTCGCTGCTCGATGATTTAATGCAATATGTGTATTCTGGTCACCAATGCAAATTGCTTCTAATTGGCGATAAGGCTCAGCTTCCGCCAGTCAAATCCGATTTAAGTCCAGCCTTGGATGGACAACGTCTAGACCTTAATTACAATAAAAAGGTTTCCAGCATTGAGTTGGATGAAGTAATGCGTCAAGGTCAGGAATCGGGCATTTTATGGAATGCAACCAATATTCGTGAAATTCTGGAAGACCATTTTTATGATGGGTTTAAGTTTAACTTAAAAGGTTTCCATGATATTGTTAGATTAATTGATAGCCATGAAATAATGGATGCCATCAATGATGCCTATAGTGACAAGGGACATGAAGAAACTACCATAATTGTACGAAGTAATAAACGCGCCAATTTATATAATCAGCAGATAAGGAACCGGATTTTATTTAAAGAGAATGAATTGTCTGCCGGTGATTATTTAATGGTTGTAAAGAACAATTATTTTTGGATTAAACCCACAACCGAAGCTGGGTTTATTGCCAATGGTGATATTATAGAGGTTTTGGAGATTTTTAGCATCAAGGAGCTCTATGGATTTAGGTTTGCCGAAGTGAAAGTTAAAATGGTAGATTACCCACGAATGAAACCTTTTGAAACAGTGCTGATGCTCGATACCATTGAAGCTGAAACCCCTTCGTTAACTTATGAGGACTCTAACAGGTTGTATCAAGAGGTTCAGAAGGATTACGAAAATGAGACGTCTAATTACCGTAAGTTTTTACAAATAAAAGGGAATCGTTTTTTTAATGCTTTGCAGGTTAAGTTTTCCTATGCCATTACTTGTCATAAATCACAAGGAGGGCAGTGGGACACGGTATTTGTTGAACAACCTTATTTGCCCAACGGAATGGATCGGGATTATATGAGATGGTTGTATACAGCAGTAACAAGAGCTAAAGAAAAGTTGTACCTTATAGGTTTTAAAGACGAAAATTTTGAAGCTTAG
- a CDS encoding HAD family hydrolase, whose translation MKNEYQDIKVIGFDADDTLWVNETYFREAELEVAKLLAPYETANKIDQELFKMEIKNLPLYGYGVKGFVLSMVEMALELSNNSVSNATISSILNIGKDMINKPVELLNGVEETLKILSQDYRLILVTKGDLLDQERKLQKSGLSNYFHHIEVVSEKEERDYSKLLNHLDIKPSEFLMVGNSLKSDILPLVNLKAKAIHVPFHTTWIHEQVSETETRNKNYKTVNSLPEIIQVLTEQ comes from the coding sequence TTGAAGAATGAATATCAAGATATAAAGGTTATAGGGTTTGACGCCGACGATACATTGTGGGTGAACGAAACTTATTTCCGGGAAGCTGAATTGGAGGTGGCTAAATTATTGGCGCCTTACGAGACGGCCAATAAGATAGATCAGGAACTGTTCAAAATGGAAATCAAAAACTTGCCCCTTTATGGCTATGGCGTGAAAGGTTTTGTGTTGTCCATGGTGGAAATGGCTTTGGAACTATCTAATAATTCGGTTTCAAATGCAACGATTTCCTCAATTTTGAACATTGGTAAGGATATGATCAACAAACCGGTGGAATTGTTGAATGGAGTAGAGGAAACCCTAAAAATATTATCACAGGATTACCGTTTGATATTGGTGACCAAAGGCGATTTATTGGATCAGGAGCGCAAGTTACAAAAATCGGGTCTTTCAAATTACTTTCACCACATTGAGGTGGTAAGCGAAAAGGAAGAACGGGATTATTCCAAGTTGTTGAACCATTTAGATATCAAACCATCAGAGTTCCTTATGGTCGGGAACTCTTTAAAATCAGATATTTTGCCTTTGGTAAACCTTAAGGCAAAGGCCATACATGTTCCGTTTCATACCACATGGATACATGAGCAGGTATCGGAAACAGAAACAAGAAATAAAAATTACAAAACAGTAAATAGTTTGCCTGAAATTATTCAGGTATTAACTGAACAATAA